In Planococcus versutus, the DNA window GTTAACTCAGGTTTCGCTACTAGTTCTTCTTTTGCATACCATTCCCGGATCATGTCGACGTGCTCTGGCAGCATTAACGCTGTCCATTTAATACGTCCACGATCTTTAATGTCACCTACCACTTTTAAATGCTTATTGCGCTTCATTAGACAAACCTCCTTATTCTTTATTGTGTCCCCCAATTAATTTTGTTCGGGCAATCGCGGTACCTGCCTGTGTAGCGGATATGCCGCGGTAAATCGCTGAATAGCCGTATCTTTTGCGAATTCTATCCATCACTTCTCCAAGCTGTCTGTTTTCAAATTTTTTTTCATCAAAGAGGCTTAACTGCATCGACGACTCTTCTTCTAAATTGCTGATAGCTAGTGAAATTTGCCGAACTGGCTTGTGTTGAAAATGTTCTTGGAAAAGCTCTTGGCAAAGTTGGTACATTGTCAACGTATCGTTTGTCGCTTCGTCAATAGAACGTGAACGAGAAAAGCCACCACCAAATGCCGTCTTACTGTAAACGATGCTCAAATGGACTGTTCGTCCTGCACGTCTTGCTTGGCGTGTGCGCATCGCAACATCTTCACACATTTCTAAAATAACTGTCATGATGTCTTGTTCTTCTATGTAATCTCGGTATAAAATTTGGCCTTTTCCGTAACTGACTTGTCCTTCAACTAAAGACGAACCCATGTCCGACAAATCAATACCATTGGCGTGTTGATGCAATTGATTGCCTAAAATACCAAACTGTTTTTCTAAAACAGCAACACCTGTGCATGCCAAATCTCCTACTGAAAAAATACCCATGCTGTTTAAGGTTTTTTCTGTGCGCGATCCAATTCCCCACATTCGGCTCAAGGGTTGAACCGGCCATAATTTTTTGGCCACATCGTCAAATGACCAATAAGCAAATCCCGTTTTTTTTGCCTCCAAATCCAGTGCTAATTTTGCTAGCAGCATATTTGGACCCCCTCCAACGGAAGATGGCAATTGAAAAAAATCCAATAGCTCTTGCTGAATCCGAAGCATCGTAGCTATTGGAGGACCCCATAATTTTTCAGTACCTGTTAGCTCGATAAAACTTTCATCCACACTGTAAATATGAATCGATTCTTTTGGCGCATAGCGTGCTAGTAATTCTGTAATCGCCATGGACTTTTGCAAATACAGTTTCATTTTGGGTTCTACTAATAAAATATCTTGATGATTAGGAACTTCATAAAGCCGCGTGCCAGTTTTTACACCAAATCGTTTTTTCATCATCGGTGATGCAGCTAATACCACACTGCCTTTACGTTGTGGATTGCTGACAACCGCAAGACAAACTTCCAGAGGGTCTAGTCCAAGCTCTACCGCTGAAACACTGGCGTAAAAGCCACACATATCGATGCAGAAGATAGAAGCTTCGGATAACGCTTGCTTCACCATCATAATCACCTCATAAAATAGGAACATTTGTTCTTATTTTATACTACAACGATCTTAACAGCAATCCTTTTTTAAGAAATTAAAATTTTTGATTTTAAAAACAGCAAACCTTATCGTCAATCGCTAAATTTTCTAACAACTTTACATTTATCAGTGAACAAGATATGATAAATCTAGTAACAAGTTCGACATCCACCGTTCTTATAAGATTGGTAAATCAGTAAGAATCATTGGGTGCCAAACCCACTACAAGCTTTAGGAACAAAGTTTGCTTTGAAAAAGTCATCGCCTTCGGGTGATGGCTTTTTTCATTTCCTTTTACATAGTTATAAAACATAAAGAAAACCGGTTAGGCTTGTGCCTAACCGGTTTTCTTTATGTTTATGCTTCCTCTGTTTTAACAGTTTTTTTATCGCGTGCTAGCCATTGAATACCAAACAAGATGACAAACAAGACGGCACCGATTGTATCAGACAAGCCTTCTGGATAAATCAACGCAAGTCCAGTAGCAAATGTAATGATGCGTTCAAACCAATTGAGCTTCCGGTACCAATAACCAATCAATCCTGCTCCGATCGCAACCATACCTGCTAAGGCTGTGATCAATACCCAAATCAATTCAGGCCAAGTGGTATCGATCATTAATAACGATGGAGACAACACGAACATATATGGAATAATAAAGGCTGCTGCTGCTAATTTTGCTGCAATAAAGCCCGTCCGTATCGGCTCGCCACCTGATATCCCTGATGCTGCAAACGCAGCAAGTGCGACAGGTGGTGTAATATCGGCAATGATTCCAAAATAGAATACAAATAAATGGGCAGATAACGCAACCACAAGTGGCACTGCCGCTCCGACTGGTTCATCTAACATCAACAGCGTAATAATAGCAGGTGCCGCAATTGTCGATGTAATAACGTAGTTAGCCGTTGTCGGAGAGCCCATGCCTAGCACAATCGCTGCTAGCATCGTGAAGAACAACGTTAATAAGATATTTCCGCCTGAAGCAGAAACTAATCCATTTGCTAAGCTCAATCCAAGTCCTGTCTTCACGACGACTCCAACAATAATACCAGCTGCTGCAGTTGCGGCTGCAACCGCTAATGCCGTTCTCGCTCCATCCACCAATGCCAAAATCATATCTTTAAAGTTTAAACGTGTTTCTTTATTAAATGCACTCACAAGTATTGTCAGCACGATTCCGTAAAGCGCTGCTTGCATTGTTGGAATACCAATCAATAAGAAGACGATAATCGCCACAATCGGCAACAAGAGATAAATCTTTTTTAATACTTCTTTACGATTTGGCATTTCTTCGGGTGAAAGACCTTTCAAGCCAATTCGCTTTGCTTCAAAGTGGGTCATAATCCAAACGCCTGTAAAGTATAAAAGAGCTGGAATCGTTGCAGCTTTCGCAATTTCCCAGTAGGTGACGCCACCAATAAATTCAACCATTAGGAAAGCTGCTGCTCCCATAATTGGAGGCATCAATTGTCCACCTGTAGAGGCTGCTGCTTCTACACCACCGGCAAATTCTTTTTTATAGCCTAGTTTTTTCATCATTGGAATTGTGTAAGAACCCGAAGTTACCACGTTAGCAACCGAACTCCCTGAAATTGTTCCTTGTAAAGCACTCGAGAAAATAGCGACTTTTGCCGGCCCACCCGTTAAATTTCCAGCTAGTGATACAGCTAAGTCATTAAAGTACTGTCCCACGCCTGTTTTGACCAAGAACGATCCAAATAACAAGAACGTGAATATAAAAGTGGCCGATACACCAATGGGTGTTCCGAGTACGCCATCTGTCGTATAGAACATCAACTGAACAAGTGAATCCAGATCTTGTCCTCTGTGGCGTAAAAATCCTGGGAAATAAGGTCCGAAAAAAGCATAAGCTAAAAACAAACTAGCAATGACAGTAATTGGCATACCAACTGCTCGTCGCGTTGCTTCTAACGTTAGCAGAACAGCTAAAATTCCGACAACCATGTCTAGTTCTGTAACTCGACCAAGTCGAAAAACCAAATCATCATACATAATTGGCCAATACGAAGCGACACCAACAGATAATAAAGCCAAAATATAATCATACCAATCTACTTTATGACGAATACCTTTGCGTTTTCTAGCTGGGAATAAAAGAAAAATCAAAGATAAAGCAAAGCCTAAGTGAACTGATCGCTGAATATAAGCGGTATATTGTCCGAAAATTGCGGTATAAAGCTGGAATAAAGAAAAAGCTAATAATCCAAAAAAGACTACATGCTTCACAATTCCACTTAAATCACGTGTATTGGATTCAGGATCATACTTCTGTAAAATTTCTTTCTGCTTTTCTTCTGAAACATAAGATTCATCTTCTGGTGGAAGCTTGTTCCGTTCATGTTCTTCTGGAGGCAACTTATCGCTCATCAATCCTCACTCCTTTTCTTAGTTGAAATAAAGATAAGCGCTCTACTCGAAAAGTATACGATTTTCCTCTTTCCAACGTTCCTTTTAAGTCAACGCGACTGCCTTTGGTTTTAAACGACAAACCCGCATCAACATCTCCAACAAATAACCGAAATTCCGGAAGTTTCCTTGTCATATTTTTAATAAAGTATTTCCCATCTTTTTCGACAAAGGTTTCTCCTTCTCCTGCATTTGAAGGCATGCCAATATTAAAATCTTCATATTCCAGCTCTGTCATCATTAGCTCACCATCGTCTGTTACTTTGTAACTTTCAATGACTTCTGAAAGATGAATAGAATGCGTATAGATGATTTGAAACAAGCGACTCTCCAATGGGATATAAGCTGCTAGATTTTCACTTTCATTGTCAATAAACACATAATATTTTTGGGAAGGGATCCATACAATTAAGGAGCTGATTAGGATGAGGGCACTTAGTAAAAGAAGGATTTTGTGTATCCGGGTAAACCGCATAATTTATTCTCCTCCAGCTAAAAAAATAAACAACTGACGGAAAGCTTGCGCTTCATCGTCAGTTGATTGCTCATTCAATTAATTTACTTCGTCAAAATATTTTTGTGCTCCAGGATGAATATCGATACCGATTCCATCAAGACCTGTTTCAGCTTTGATCAATTCAGCTTTTGCATGCTGGATTTGATCTGTATTTTCATAAATCGCTTTTGTAATATCATAAACAAGATCTTCAGAAAGATCATTTTGTACCACTAACATAGCTAAAACTGAAACTGTTGGTACTTCTTCAGTCAAGCCATAAATGCCTGACGGTACAACATCATGTGCATAATATGGATATTTCTCGATAAGTTCATCTGCTTTTGCTTTTTCTACAGGCACTATCACGACGTCTGAAGTTGCGCCTAAGCTTTCAACTGCGCCTGTTGGCGTTCCAGCAGTAATAAACGCTGCATCAATTTGACCAGACTGCAAGCTTTCTTGAGACTCGCCAAAGTCAAGATTCTGTGCATCAATATCATCCATGGTCATGCCATGAATTTCCAATAATTGTTCCGCATTGATATATGTTCCCGATCCAGGTGCACCTACTGAGATTTTTTTGCCTGCTAAATCTTCAAAAGAAGCAACTCCTGAACTTGAAGTTGTTACCAATTGAATAGTCTCTGGATAAAGAGCGCCAATTGCTGAAACGGTATCGATGACTTCGCCTTCGAACATATTTGTTCCTTCAGCAGCATAGAAAGCTGTATCTGTTTGAACAAATGCAATTTGAGCATCTCCATCAGCAAGCGCTGTCATGTTAGCGGCAGATGCTTGTGAGACTTCTGCAGTTGTATCCAATCCCGTTTCTGTTTCAATAATGTTAGCCATTGCGCCACCAAGCGGATAGTACGTACCTGTTGTTCCGCCTGTTAGGATGCTAAGGAATTCAGGATCTTTAGAAGCTCCTTCTCCACCTTCGCCTTCTGTAGCCGCATCATCTCCACAACCTGCTAAAAATACAGATCCTGCAATCGTGACCGCTGCAAACAAACCAAATTTCTTTTTCAACATAAAGTGACCTCCCTTTTCTACAATACTAATTTCTATTTCAACTTTATAATAGCATGTCTTTCTTACTAGTTTCAATGCATTTCGTTAAATACAATCGCTTACAGAAAGAACATTTAGAATACTTCCTTATGTGTCTGTCCCACTTATATGAATTTCAGGAGTAGTGTCTCGTGGTGACAAATCTTCAAAGGTTTTGCCTTGTTCTTCAAGATCACGTGTACGATGAGCAATACGCGCCGATGCACATGCAGCTATACTCGCAACTAAGTCGTCGAGAAACGTGTGAACTTGTCCTCCATATTTTGTATCCAACTCATGGATAATACCTGTTTTGTTTTTATCTAAGTGACCAAATGTTGTTACAGCGATACTGCCATAAGTTAAAACTGCCCCTAAGCCGATCATTTCATCGACACCAAATAGTCCTTCATCCGATCCTACGATTTCTTGAAGTGGCTTAGATAGTTTTCCTTGCTCGGCTAGTTCATCTAATTCTATTCCCACGAGCAATGCATGTTGCATTTCTCGTTTACGTAAAACGCTTTCAACCGACTCCATACAATGTTCAATTGTAAGACCTTTATTAAACGAAATTTGCATATCAAATACAATTTTGGCAATGTCTTCGTTTGTAACGCCTCTTCGTTTTAATGCTTCATGCGTTGCTTTTGTTACGACGTCTGAGTGAACTTGGAACTTTGCACCATCCATATTAAAAACCCCTTCCTCAAAGCTTAGTGATGTTCTGCTCTTATTATACCTTGAACATTCATTATGGTACAATTTTCTTATAGAAGAGAAGAGGAGGCAAACATATGGCTAATGGCAAGGTAGAGGATTTATCAATCTATAGCAAAGAACTTCAAGAAGACATGCAATTGCTCGTCTATCTTCCGTCAAATTACTCGCCCTTATATAAATACACCATTGTCATCGCTTCTGATGGCAAAGACTATTTTCAACTCGGACGCGTTCCACGAGTGGTAGATGAATTATTAGAAAATCGAGAAATCGAAAACATTATTGTGGTCGGTGTTCCTTATAAAAGTGTAGCGGACCGCAATAAAAAATACGAGCCAACTGGTGAACAACACAGTTCTTATTTACGCTTTTTAGCACATGAACTGGTCCCTTTTTTAGACGCACAATATCCAACTTATCAAGTAGGAATGGGACGTGCTTTAATTGGTGATTCCTTAGCAGCAACAGTTTCGTTAATGGCGGCTTTAAAATACCCCAATATTTTTGGTCGTGTCATTCTTCAATCACCAAAAGTTGGTGAAGAAATGCTAAATGCGGTAGAAGCATTTAAATCTTCCAGTCCATTTACGGTTTATCACGTTATTGGAAAAGAAGAAACTGCCGTTAAACTAGGCAGTGGCAAAACCGCTGATTTCCTTGAACCCAATCGGAAATTAAATAATTTAATGAAAAATAAAGGGTTTTCGGTCTTTTATGAAGAATTTGAAGGAGACCACACTTGGAAGCATTGGCAACCTGATTTAAGACGTGCCCTTATTCAAAACTTTGGCATGTAATAGTTGGAAATGCTCCAAGGCATTATATTTCTAGATGGTTATAACAGACAAGGAGGTTTTTAGGATGAACTATGGAGTCGCAGTTTTCCCTTCAAAAAAAATGCAGGATATCGCCAATTCGTACAGAAAACGATATGACCCGCATTACGAGATGATTACCCCTCATATGACATTAAAAGAACCATTTGAGGTGGATGCGTCAGAAATCAAGGACATTGCAACAGAAATGACAAACATCGCTAAACGTCATAAGCCGTTTAAATTGCACACAACACGTGTTAGCACATTTTCACCGGTTACGAACACACTTTATTTCAAAGTAGAGCCAAACCCTGAAATCACTTCTTTACATGAAGATCTGCATTCTGAGTTTTTTGGTGGCATGTCGAAACATTCATTCGTGCCTCATATTACAATTGGACAAAAACTGTCTGATACAGAGCATGCGGATATTTATGGCCAATTGAAGATGGCTGGTATCGATCAAGAAGAAATGATTGATCGGATGCATTTGCTTTACCAATTGGAAGATGGTTCATGGACAGTATACGAAACATTCCGTTTATCTGGAGATGATCAGTAAGTGTTAAAAGCAAAAATAGCTGAGACGCAAATGGAAAAAGAACAAGCTTTCGACGTCCGTAGAAAAGTTTTTGTAGAAGAACAACAAGTTCCTATACACATTGAAATGGATGAACACGATGACAGCGCGATTCATTTTATTGCTTATCAGCTTGAACAACCCGTGGCTGCCGGTCGAATGAGAGAAGTCGAAATCGGGCTTGGTAAAGTTGAACGCGTCTGCGTACTTTCTGAGTACCGCGGTCTCCACATTGGCGTCATGGTGATGAACGAAATGGAACAATATGCACAAGAGAATGGCATTTTCAGACTCAAATTAAATGCTCAAACTCATGCACTTCCATTTTATGAAAAGCTGGGTTATGAAGTCGTGTCAGAAGAATTTCTAGAAGCTGATATTCCTCATAAAACGATGGAAAAATCGGTTAACGGTTAACAAACAACAAAGGACAGAGAAAAGTTTTTACTTTTCTCTGTCCTTTGTATTGCTTTTTATAAAATATGGAATCCACTATCTACATGAATGGTTTCTCCTGTAATTCCGCGAGACATATCGCTGAAAAGGAAAGCTGCTGTATCGCCCACTTCTTCAGGCGTTGTATTGCGACGCAATGGTGCTTTTTCTTCAATCTCATGCAAGATGGAGTTAAAATCACTGACACCTTTTGAAGATAGTGTACGAATCGGTCCTGAAGAAATCGCATTGACACGAATACCGTGTTTGCCAAGGTCTGCTGCCAAATAACGGACAGACATTTCAAGAGATGCTTTTGCAACACCCATGACGTTATAGTTTGGCATGACACGTTCTCCACCAATGTACGTTAAAGCTACAATGCTGCCACCTTCTGCCATCAACGGTTTCGCATTTTTTGCAATGCTTGTTAACGAGTAAGCACTAATATTATGTGCTAGTAAAAAACCATCTCGTGATGTATCTGAAAAGTCACCTGCTAGCTCTTCGCTTTTGGCAAAAGCGATACAATGCGCTAATCCGTGAATTGTTTCAACTTGTTCTTGAATCGTTTTAAAGCATGTAGCTACTGCTTCATCGTTTGTTACGTCACATGGCAAAATCAATTCGTGGTTACCATCTAATGTTGCGACCAAATCCCGCACTGATTTCTCAAAGCGCTCTCCTGCATAGGTGAAAATCAAGTTGGCCCCCGATTGATCTAACGCACGCGCGATTCCCCAAGCAATGCTTCGCTTGTTGGCTACTCCCATAATGACAAAAGTCTTTCCTGTTAATGATATTGACATGACCATTCCTCCTGCGTCTGTTTTATTACCTGGTACTAATAATACCTCATAAAAAAGAAAAGTGCAATTTGCACTTTTCTAAAGACGGCTCAAAAATGTTGTAGCTAAGCCTAGATAAATCAAAATAGAAATAATGTCATTCAAGGTTGTAATAAAAGGACCAGATGCTACGGCTGGGTCAATCTTCATACGGTGAATTAATAATGGAATAAATGAGCCAGCTAAAGTGGCAACAAAAATAGAACTCATAACAGCTGTACCAACTAGCATCCCAATCAATAATTCTCCTTTCCAAAAATAAACCAATCCGACAACAACAATTCCACAAACGACGCCCGTAATCAGTCCCGTACCTGCTTCACGAAATAACAACTTTGTTTTACTTTCTTCTTCAATGTCTCCCGTCGCAATTCCTCGAACAGCTACAGCTAAAGCTTGCGTCCCACTATTACCAGCCATACCAGCAATCAGTGGAATAAAAACAGCTAGAAGCGCTACTTGGTCTAAGGTTGCTTCGAACATCCCCATTAAGTTGGCTGTCAACATCCCTAAAAATGTCAGCAAAATCAACCAAGGCAAGCGTTTTTTTGCAGCCGTTAACGAACTTTTATCAAAAGTATCCATGTCGGATACGGCTGCGAGTTTAGAATAATCATCTGAAGCTTCTTCTTCGAGTACATCGATAATGTCATCAACTGTAATAATTCCCAGCAAATGTTGTTGGAAATCCACAACCGGTAAAGCCAAAAAGTCGTAGTCTTTAATCATACGTGCAACTTCTTCTTGGTCTTCACTAACGGATACACTGACCACTCGTTCATTCATAATAGATTTGATTAATGTATCTTCTTCTGCAAGAATCAAATCTCTCAACGTCACAATGCCAGAAAGTTTCTTATCATCGTCTACGACAAAGACGTAGTAAATCGTCTCAGCATTTGGAGCCGCATTACGAAGAATGTTCATTGCAGATCGAACCGTTGAATTTTTGGGGATTGCTACAAATTCTGTTGTCATGATTGAACCCGCTGTATATTCTTCGTAATGCAACAAGTCTTTAATTTGACGTGCTGATTCTTTATCCATAATTGTCAAATAACTTGCAACTTGTTCTTTATTCAATTCATTTAAAATATCGACTGCGTCATCCGTATACATATAAGACAGTAAATCTGCTGCATAGCGGGCATCCATTTCGCGAAACAAGTCTTCGTAGTCGTCATCATCTAATTCAATTGCTTCAAAAAGATCCGCCATCTCTTTAGGAGAGAGATACTGATACAGCAATTGCCTAGTCTCGGAATCTGCCTTTTCATAAAAACTTGCTTGGTCGTATGGATGGTGTGATAAAAACTCTTCACGGAAGTCTTTAACATCTCCACGAATGAGTAATTCGGTAAACAATGCCTCGTTTAATTCTTCGTCACGTACTACTTTATCGTCCATCATGTATACTCCCTCCTTTCGAAGCTTTTCTATGCTTGCTTATAGTAGTTTATACGCTACACCATCAATATGTATAGTATATTTAAAATCAAAGAGGTGCATAAAATGAAATTTGATATTATTGGCGACATTCATGGATGCTATCAAGAGCTCTTGTTGCTGATTGAACGTTTGGGTTATCAACAACAAAACTCTGTCTTTACTCATCCAGAAGACAGGCAACTCGCTTTTGTCGGTGATGCTATGGACCGCGGACCTGAATCCTTGAATGTCCTCCGGCTATTGTTCGCTTTACAAGACGCAAACGTTCTTAACTATTCTCCTGGCAATCACTGCAATAAACTTTTTCGTTTTTTTAAAGGACACGATGTTCAATTGGCTCATGGCTTAGAAATGACCGTGCACGAGTGGGAACAACTGCCAAAATCCGAAAAACAACAATTTCGAAAGCGTTATATTTACTTTTACGAACAACTTCCACATTACCAACAAGTTGGTGATGACTTGATTATTGCTCATGCTGGGTTGAAAGCCGAAATGATTGGAAAACCAGTAAACAGAAGTATTGCCGCATTTGTTCTATATGGAGACGTAACAGGAAAATTCCAAACTGATGGTCGTCCTATAAGACGTGACTGGGCTAAATCCTATACTGGAGAGCAATGGATCGTGTACGGACATACACCCACTGAAAAACCATATATTATTAACCGGACAGTCAATATCGATACAGGTTGTATTTTCGGAGGCACATTAAGTGCTCTTCGCTACCCTGAAAAAGATGTTGTTTCTGTTCCTTCTTTGCAACCTTATCAACCAGATCGCTTTTCTACATACGATTAAAGCAAAGATTGCATATCTTCATTTAACGCAGAATGAAAAACAAGCGGTTTTCCAGAAACCGGATGAACCAATTCGAGTTCTGTGCAATGCAATGCTTGGCGGTTGATCTCTGCTCTTTTGCCACCATATAAATCGTCTCCCACTAGCGGATGACCTATGTGAGTTAAATGAACACGAATTTGATGCGTTCTGCCTGTATTTAACTGTAAGCGAATATGAGAATACTCTTCGAGAAGTGCAAGTACTCGAACTTCTGTTTGTGCAAACTGACCGTCAGCGCGCACTTCTCGCTCGATAATGCTGGTATCTTTTCGTCCGATTGGAGCGGTTATTGTAAATTCACTGTTGTCTATTCGTCCATGAACCAATGCCTCATACCGTCGTTTCATCTTTTTTTCTTGCTGTTGCAAAGAAATCATATGGTGAATGTGACGGTTTTTTGCAATGCATACAAGTCCTGATGTGTCGCGGTCAAGTCGAGTTGCAATGTGCAAAGTCGAGGGAATGCCATGATCATTAAAATGCTTGGCAACAATATTTGCAACACTTCCAAAAGGATGTTCACGAGACGGAATGGTGTTTTGCATAGGTGGTTTTTCAACAATCAACAAAGCTTCATCTTCATAAACAATTTCTAATGGTCCCGCTTCAGCGATTAGGCCTTTTCCGTGTGTTTCATTCGGAAAAATAACGGTCACTGCATCGCCTTTTTGCAAGGGATGCCTGACCGTCACTTCTACACCATTTACTAAAATTTGACCACCGCCATATTTAACAGAAGCTAAGGTTCGCTTGGAAATACCCC includes these proteins:
- a CDS encoding DNA polymerase thumb domain-containing protein; its protein translation is MVKQALSEASIFCIDMCGFYASVSAVELGLDPLEVCLAVVSNPQRKGSVVLAASPMMKKRFGVKTGTRLYEVPNHQDILLVEPKMKLYLQKSMAITELLARYAPKESIHIYSVDESFIELTGTEKLWGPPIATMLRIQQELLDFFQLPSSVGGGPNMLLAKLALDLEAKKTGFAYWSFDDVAKKLWPVQPLSRMWGIGSRTEKTLNSMGIFSVGDLACTGVAVLEKQFGILGNQLHQHANGIDLSDMGSSLVEGQVSYGKGQILYRDYIEEQDIMTVILEMCEDVAMRTRQARRAGRTVHLSIVYSKTAFGGGFSRSRSIDEATNDTLTMYQLCQELFQEHFQHKPVRQISLAISNLEEESSMQLSLFDEKKFENRQLGEVMDRIRKRYGYSAIYRGISATQAGTAIARTKLIGGHNKE
- a CDS encoding TRAP transporter permease, with translation MSDKLPPEEHERNKLPPEDESYVSEEKQKEILQKYDPESNTRDLSGIVKHVVFFGLLAFSLFQLYTAIFGQYTAYIQRSVHLGFALSLIFLLFPARKRKGIRHKVDWYDYILALLSVGVASYWPIMYDDLVFRLGRVTELDMVVGILAVLLTLEATRRAVGMPITVIASLFLAYAFFGPYFPGFLRHRGQDLDSLVQLMFYTTDGVLGTPIGVSATFIFTFLLFGSFLVKTGVGQYFNDLAVSLAGNLTGGPAKVAIFSSALQGTISGSSVANVVTSGSYTIPMMKKLGYKKEFAGGVEAAASTGGQLMPPIMGAAAFLMVEFIGGVTYWEIAKAATIPALLYFTGVWIMTHFEAKRIGLKGLSPEEMPNRKEVLKKIYLLLPIVAIIVFLLIGIPTMQAALYGIVLTILVSAFNKETRLNFKDMILALVDGARTALAVAAATAAAGIIVGVVVKTGLGLSLANGLVSASGGNILLTLFFTMLAAIVLGMGSPTTANYVITSTIAAPAIITLLMLDEPVGAAVPLVVALSAHLFVFYFGIIADITPPVALAAFAASGISGGEPIRTGFIAAKLAAAAFIIPYMFVLSPSLLMIDTTWPELIWVLITALAGMVAIGAGLIGYWYRKLNWFERIITFATGLALIYPEGLSDTIGAVLFVILFGIQWLARDKKTVKTEEA
- a CDS encoding DUF1850 domain-containing protein; protein product: MFIDNESENLAAYIPLESRLFQIIYTHSIHLSEVIESYKVTDDGELMMTELEYEDFNIGMPSNAGEGETFVEKDGKYFIKNMTRKLPEFRLFVGDVDAGLSFKTKGSRVDLKGTLERGKSYTFRVERLSLFQLRKGVRIDER
- a CDS encoding TAXI family TRAP transporter solute-binding subunit, with translation MLKKKFGLFAAVTIAGSVFLAGCGDDAATEGEGGEGASKDPEFLSILTGGTTGTYYPLGGAMANIIETETGLDTTAEVSQASAANMTALADGDAQIAFVQTDTAFYAAEGTNMFEGEVIDTVSAIGALYPETIQLVTTSSSGVASFEDLAGKKISVGAPGSGTYINAEQLLEIHGMTMDDIDAQNLDFGESQESLQSGQIDAAFITAGTPTGAVESLGATSDVVIVPVEKAKADELIEKYPYYAHDVVPSGIYGLTEEVPTVSVLAMLVVQNDLSEDLVYDITKAIYENTDQIQHAKAELIKAETGLDGIGIDIHPGAQKYFDEVN
- a CDS encoding phosphatidylglycerophosphatase A, which codes for MDGAKFQVHSDVVTKATHEALKRRGVTNEDIAKIVFDMQISFNKGLTIEHCMESVESVLRKREMQHALLVGIELDELAEQGKLSKPLQEIVGSDEGLFGVDEMIGLGAVLTYGSIAVTTFGHLDKNKTGIIHELDTKYGGQVHTFLDDLVASIAACASARIAHRTRDLEEQGKTFEDLSPRDTTPEIHISGTDT
- a CDS encoding alpha/beta hydrolase; this translates as MANGKVEDLSIYSKELQEDMQLLVYLPSNYSPLYKYTIVIASDGKDYFQLGRVPRVVDELLENREIENIIVVGVPYKSVADRNKKYEPTGEQHSSYLRFLAHELVPFLDAQYPTYQVGMGRALIGDSLAATVSLMAALKYPNIFGRVILQSPKVGEEMLNAVEAFKSSSPFTVYHVIGKEETAVKLGSGKTADFLEPNRKLNNLMKNKGFSVFYEEFEGDHTWKHWQPDLRRALIQNFGM
- a CDS encoding YjcG family protein, with translation MNYGVAVFPSKKMQDIANSYRKRYDPHYEMITPHMTLKEPFEVDASEIKDIATEMTNIAKRHKPFKLHTTRVSTFSPVTNTLYFKVEPNPEITSLHEDLHSEFFGGMSKHSFVPHITIGQKLSDTEHADIYGQLKMAGIDQEEMIDRMHLLYQLEDGSWTVYETFRLSGDDQ
- a CDS encoding GNAT family N-acetyltransferase, coding for MLKAKIAETQMEKEQAFDVRRKVFVEEQQVPIHIEMDEHDDSAIHFIAYQLEQPVAAGRMREVEIGLGKVERVCVLSEYRGLHIGVMVMNEMEQYAQENGIFRLKLNAQTHALPFYEKLGYEVVSEEFLEADIPHKTMEKSVNG
- the fabI gene encoding enoyl-ACP reductase FabI; the protein is MSISLTGKTFVIMGVANKRSIAWGIARALDQSGANLIFTYAGERFEKSVRDLVATLDGNHELILPCDVTNDEAVATCFKTIQEQVETIHGLAHCIAFAKSEELAGDFSDTSRDGFLLAHNISAYSLTSIAKNAKPLMAEGGSIVALTYIGGERVMPNYNVMGVAKASLEMSVRYLAADLGKHGIRVNAISSGPIRTLSSKGVSDFNSILHEIEEKAPLRRNTTPEEVGDTAAFLFSDMSRGITGETIHVDSGFHIL
- the mgtE gene encoding magnesium transporter, with translation MMDDKVVRDEELNEALFTELLIRGDVKDFREEFLSHHPYDQASFYEKADSETRQLLYQYLSPKEMADLFEAIELDDDDYEDLFREMDARYAADLLSYMYTDDAVDILNELNKEQVASYLTIMDKESARQIKDLLHYEEYTAGSIMTTEFVAIPKNSTVRSAMNILRNAAPNAETIYYVFVVDDDKKLSGIVTLRDLILAEEDTLIKSIMNERVVSVSVSEDQEEVARMIKDYDFLALPVVDFQQHLLGIITVDDIIDVLEEEASDDYSKLAAVSDMDTFDKSSLTAAKKRLPWLILLTFLGMLTANLMGMFEATLDQVALLAVFIPLIAGMAGNSGTQALAVAVRGIATGDIEEESKTKLLFREAGTGLITGVVCGIVVVGLVYFWKGELLIGMLVGTAVMSSIFVATLAGSFIPLLIHRMKIDPAVASGPFITTLNDIISILIYLGLATTFLSRL
- the prpE gene encoding bis(5'-nucleosyl)-tetraphosphatase PrpE, with the translated sequence MKFDIIGDIHGCYQELLLLIERLGYQQQNSVFTHPEDRQLAFVGDAMDRGPESLNVLRLLFALQDANVLNYSPGNHCNKLFRFFKGHDVQLAHGLEMTVHEWEQLPKSEKQQFRKRYIYFYEQLPHYQQVGDDLIIAHAGLKAEMIGKPVNRSIAAFVLYGDVTGKFQTDGRPIRRDWAKSYTGEQWIVYGHTPTEKPYIINRTVNIDTGCIFGGTLSALRYPEKDVVSVPSLQPYQPDRFSTYD